From one Streptomyces mobaraensis genomic stretch:
- the rpmB gene encoding 50S ribosomal protein L28 — translation MAANCDVCGKGPGFGNNISHSHRRTSRRWNPNIQRVRAKVGATPKRLNVCTSCIKAGKVSR, via the coding sequence GTGGCTGCCAACTGCGACGTCTGCGGCAAGGGGCCGGGCTTCGGCAACAACATCTCGCACTCGCACCGCCGTACCTCCCGCCGTTGGAACCCCAACATCCAGCGGGTGCGTGCGAAGGTCGGGGCGACGCCGAAGCGGCTCAACGTCTGCACCTCGTGCATCAAGGCCGGCAAGGTCTCGCGCTAG
- the thiD gene encoding bifunctional hydroxymethylpyrimidine kinase/phosphomethylpyrimidine kinase yields the protein MPIPPRVLTVAGSDSGGGAGIQADLKTMLALGTHGMSVLTAVTAQNSRGVQGAWPLPAEAVRAQFRSVVDDIGVQAVKTGMLASAELVETVAELLAGVGAPVVVDPVGVSKHGDPLLAASALDALRLKLLPLATVATPNLDEAAWLTGVRVTGENDLRRAADALLAFGPRWVLVKGGHLPGDAVDLLTDGTSEHLLRAPRHDNRHTHGTGCTLASAIACGLAKGLSVPDAVSAAKEYVTGAIAAGFPLGEGIGPVDHGWALR from the coding sequence ATGCCGATACCTCCGCGTGTGCTGACCGTCGCCGGCTCCGACTCCGGCGGCGGCGCCGGCATCCAGGCCGACCTCAAGACGATGCTCGCCCTGGGGACGCACGGCATGAGCGTCCTCACCGCCGTCACCGCCCAGAACTCCCGCGGCGTACAGGGCGCCTGGCCGCTGCCCGCGGAGGCGGTACGGGCCCAGTTCCGCAGTGTCGTCGACGACATCGGCGTCCAGGCCGTCAAGACCGGGATGCTGGCCTCGGCGGAGCTGGTGGAGACGGTGGCCGAGCTGCTGGCGGGCGTCGGGGCGCCTGTCGTGGTCGATCCCGTGGGCGTCTCCAAGCACGGGGATCCGCTGCTGGCCGCTTCCGCGCTCGACGCGCTGCGTCTGAAGCTGCTTCCTCTGGCCACGGTGGCCACGCCCAACCTCGACGAGGCGGCGTGGCTGACGGGTGTCCGTGTCACGGGCGAGAACGATCTCCGGCGGGCCGCCGACGCTCTGCTGGCCTTCGGCCCGCGCTGGGTTCTCGTCAAGGGCGGCCACCTGCCCGGCGACGCGGTCGATCTCCTCACCGACGGCACGTCCGAGCACCTGCTGCGTGCTCCGCGCCATGACAACCGGCATACGCACGGGACGGGGTGCACGCTGGCGAGTGCGATCGCCTGCGGGCTGGCGAAGGGGTTGTCCGTGCCGGACGCGGTGTCGGCGGCGAAGGAGTACGTCACCGGGGCGATCGCGGCGGGGTTCCCGCTGGGGGAGGGGATCGGGCCGGTGGATCACGGGTGGGCGCTGCGCTGA
- a CDS encoding thiamine-phosphate kinase, with the protein MKGTVGELGEFGLIRELTSRLTTTPAVRLGPGDDAAVVAAPDRRVVASTDVLLEGRHFRRDWSTAYDVGRKAAAQNLADIAAMGAVPTAVLLALVVPAELPATWPVELMDGIRDECQVAGAAVVGGDVVRGETITVSITALGDLRNHEPVMRSGAQPGDVVAVTGWLGWSAAGLAVLSRGFRSPRAFVEAHRRPEPPYHAGPAAASLGATSMTDVSDGLIADLGHIAEASKVRIDLHTAAIDVPTQMSDIGQAVGVDPLQWVLTGGEDHAIVATFPPDVKLPARWKVIGEVVNPSALPQVTVDGAPWERAGGWDHFGDEDLPEAEED; encoded by the coding sequence GTGAAAGGCACCGTCGGCGAGTTGGGGGAGTTCGGCCTCATCAGGGAGCTGACGTCCCGGCTCACCACCACCCCGGCCGTCCGGCTCGGACCGGGCGACGACGCCGCGGTGGTCGCAGCGCCCGACCGGAGGGTCGTGGCCAGCACGGACGTGCTCCTGGAGGGGCGGCACTTCCGCCGTGACTGGTCCACCGCCTACGACGTGGGCCGCAAGGCCGCCGCCCAGAACCTCGCCGACATCGCCGCCATGGGCGCCGTGCCGACCGCCGTGCTGCTCGCCCTCGTCGTCCCGGCCGAACTCCCCGCCACCTGGCCGGTGGAGCTCATGGACGGAATCCGCGACGAATGTCAGGTCGCCGGCGCGGCGGTGGTCGGCGGGGACGTGGTGCGCGGCGAGACCATCACCGTGTCCATCACGGCCCTCGGCGACCTCCGCAACCACGAACCCGTCATGCGCTCCGGCGCGCAGCCGGGCGACGTCGTCGCCGTCACCGGCTGGCTCGGCTGGTCGGCGGCCGGACTCGCCGTCCTCTCCCGGGGCTTCCGCTCCCCCCGCGCCTTCGTCGAGGCGCACCGCCGCCCCGAACCCCCGTACCACGCGGGCCCGGCCGCCGCCTCGCTCGGCGCCACGTCCATGACGGACGTCAGCGACGGGCTGATCGCCGACCTCGGGCACATCGCCGAGGCCAGCAAGGTCCGGATCGACCTGCACACGGCGGCCATCGACGTCCCCACGCAGATGTCCGACATCGGGCAGGCCGTCGGCGTCGACCCGCTCCAGTGGGTGCTCACCGGCGGCGAGGACCACGCCATCGTCGCCACCTTCCCGCCCGACGTGAAACTGCCCGCCCGCTGGAAGGTGATCGGCGAGGTCGTCAACCCGTCCGCCCTGCCCCAGGTGACCGTCGACGGCGCGCCCTGGGAGCGGGCGGGCGGCTGGGACCACTTCGGCGACGAGGACCTGCCGGAGGCGGAGGAGGACTGA
- a CDS encoding Lrp/AsnC ligand binding domain-containing protein: MVQAYILIQTEVGKASTVAEVISKINGVIQAEDVTGPYDVIVRAQADTVDALGRMVVAKVQQVEGITRTLTCPVVHL, translated from the coding sequence GTGGTACAGGCGTACATCCTGATCCAGACCGAGGTCGGCAAGGCGTCGACCGTGGCCGAAGTCATCTCGAAGATCAACGGCGTGATCCAGGCCGAGGACGTGACGGGTCCCTACGACGTCATCGTCCGCGCGCAGGCCGACACCGTGGACGCGCTCGGCCGGATGGTCGTCGCCAAGGTCCAGCAGGTGGAGGGCATCACCCGGACCCTTACCTGCCCGGTCGTCCACCTGTAG
- a CDS encoding DUF3515 domain-containing protein translates to MSTVPARSARSARSTRTVRPVRPRRRAALSVTAALLCAAVGCSAADDAPRPAVPAPSGHQAALCRTLHKELPDEVGGLKRRATDPVSDFTAAWGDGPWIELRCGVPRPEIFNDVRTQAVDIDGVKWSPERLPDGSIRCTTPLRPVYVEVTLPKEVAGDGGDMSALVDLAAAVRKAVPSDDPDDSPAPRTP, encoded by the coding sequence GTGAGCACTGTGCCCGCCCGTTCAGCCCGTTCAGCCCGTTCCACCCGTACCGTCCGTCCCGTCCGGCCGCGCCGGCGGGCCGCCCTGTCCGTCACGGCGGCCCTGCTGTGCGCGGCCGTCGGCTGCTCGGCGGCGGACGACGCCCCGCGTCCCGCCGTGCCGGCCCCGTCCGGGCACCAGGCGGCGCTCTGCCGGACGTTGCACAAGGAGTTGCCGGACGAGGTGGGCGGCCTGAAGCGGCGCGCCACCGATCCCGTCTCGGACTTCACCGCCGCCTGGGGCGACGGCCCGTGGATCGAACTGCGCTGCGGGGTGCCGCGGCCGGAGATCTTCAACGACGTACGGACGCAGGCCGTGGACATCGACGGGGTGAAGTGGTCCCCCGAGCGGCTGCCGGACGGGAGCATCCGCTGCACCACCCCTCTGCGGCCGGTGTACGTCGAGGTCACGCTGCCGAAGGAGGTGGCCGGCGACGGCGGCGACATGAGCGCGCTCGTCGATCTCGCCGCCGCCGTCCGGAAGGCGGTGCCGTCCGACGACCCGGACGACTCCCCCGCTCCGAGGACTCCCTAG
- a CDS encoding D-alanine--D-alanine ligase family protein has protein sequence MSSENPTQSPGRKPRVAVVFGGRSSEHAISVVTAGAVLRAIDRTKYDVLPIGITQDGRWALTTDDPERMAISGRTLPSVDRLAESSEGEVVLPVAPANREVVYTEPGSVPKALGEVDVVFPMLHGPYGEDGTLQGMLELAGIPYVGAGVLASAVGQDKEYMKRIFISYGLSVGPYEVIRPREWENDREAARRKVLDFADEHGWPLFVKPARAGSSIGISKVDDASGLDEAIEEARRHDPKILVEALLRGREIECGVLEFEDGPRASVPAEIPPVEAHSFYDFEAKYIDSAAGIVPAPLTDEQTRRVQELAVQAFEAVSCEGLVRADFFLTEDGEFVINEINTMPGFTPISMYPRMWQESGVTYPELVDRLLQAALRRSTGLR, from the coding sequence ATGAGCAGCGAGAACCCCACCCAGAGCCCCGGCCGCAAGCCGCGCGTCGCGGTCGTCTTCGGCGGCCGCAGTTCCGAGCACGCCATCTCCGTGGTCACCGCCGGCGCGGTGCTGCGCGCCATCGACCGCACGAAGTACGACGTGCTGCCGATCGGCATTACGCAGGACGGCCGTTGGGCGCTGACCACCGACGACCCCGAGCGGATGGCCATCTCCGGCCGTACGCTGCCCAGCGTCGACCGGCTCGCCGAGTCGTCGGAGGGCGAGGTCGTGCTGCCCGTCGCCCCCGCCAACCGCGAGGTCGTCTACACCGAGCCCGGCTCGGTGCCCAAGGCGCTCGGCGAGGTCGACGTGGTCTTCCCGATGCTGCACGGCCCCTACGGGGAGGACGGCACCCTCCAGGGCATGCTGGAACTGGCCGGCATCCCCTACGTGGGCGCCGGTGTGCTCGCCTCGGCCGTCGGCCAGGACAAGGAGTACATGAAGCGGATCTTCATCTCCTACGGGCTGTCGGTCGGCCCGTACGAGGTGATCCGCCCGCGCGAGTGGGAGAACGACCGCGAGGCCGCCCGCCGCAAGGTCCTCGACTTCGCCGACGAGCACGGCTGGCCCCTCTTCGTGAAGCCCGCCCGCGCCGGCTCGTCCATCGGCATCAGCAAGGTGGACGACGCCTCCGGCCTGGACGAGGCCATCGAGGAGGCCCGCCGCCACGACCCCAAGATCCTCGTCGAGGCTCTGCTGCGGGGCCGCGAGATCGAGTGCGGGGTGCTGGAGTTCGAGGACGGCCCGCGCGCCAGCGTGCCCGCCGAGATCCCGCCGGTGGAGGCGCACTCCTTCTACGACTTCGAAGCCAAGTACATCGACTCGGCGGCCGGCATCGTCCCCGCGCCGCTGACCGACGAGCAGACCCGCCGCGTCCAGGAGCTGGCCGTCCAGGCGTTCGAGGCCGTCTCCTGCGAGGGCCTGGTCCGCGCGGACTTCTTCCTCACCGAGGACGGTGAGTTCGTCATCAACGAGATCAACACCATGCCGGGCTTCACGCCCATCTCCATGTACCCGCGCATGTGGCAGGAGAGCGGCGTCACGTACCCGGAACTGGTGGACCGCCTCCTCCAGGCCGCGCTGCGCCGCTCGACGGGCCTGCGCTAG
- a CDS encoding NAD(P)H-dependent glycerol-3-phosphate dehydrogenase, which yields MTRCAVFGTGSWGTAFAMILADAGCEVTMWGRRAAVVDAVNKGANPDYFPGVELPSAVRATTDPAEAAAGAAFTVLAVPSQTLRGNLAAWKPLLADDTVLVSLMKGVELGTAKRMSEVIEEVAGVSPDRVAVLTGPNLAKEIADRQPAAAVVACRDEDVAKRLQAACHTAYFRPYTNTDVVGCELGGAVKNVIALAVGIADGMGLGDNAKASLITRGLAETTRLGLAMGADAHTFAGLAGMGDLVATCSSPLSRNNTFGRNLGRGLSLEETIAVTRQTAEGVKSCESVLDLARRHHVDMPITETVVGIVHEGKPPMVALKELMARSAKPERH from the coding sequence GTGACACGCTGCGCCGTCTTCGGCACCGGATCCTGGGGCACCGCCTTCGCGATGATCCTCGCGGACGCCGGCTGCGAGGTGACCATGTGGGGCCGCCGCGCCGCCGTCGTGGACGCCGTCAACAAGGGCGCCAACCCGGACTACTTCCCCGGCGTCGAGCTGCCCTCCGCCGTCCGGGCCACCACCGACCCCGCCGAGGCCGCCGCCGGGGCCGCGTTCACCGTGCTCGCCGTGCCCTCCCAGACGCTCCGCGGCAACCTCGCCGCCTGGAAGCCGCTGCTGGCCGACGACACCGTGCTCGTCTCCCTGATGAAGGGCGTCGAACTCGGCACCGCCAAGCGGATGAGCGAGGTCATCGAGGAGGTCGCCGGGGTCTCCCCGGACCGCGTCGCCGTCCTCACCGGCCCCAACCTGGCCAAGGAGATCGCCGACCGGCAGCCCGCCGCGGCCGTCGTCGCCTGCCGCGACGAGGACGTCGCCAAGCGCCTCCAGGCCGCCTGCCACACCGCGTACTTCCGCCCCTACACCAACACCGACGTGGTCGGCTGCGAGCTCGGCGGCGCCGTGAAGAACGTCATCGCCCTCGCGGTCGGCATCGCCGACGGCATGGGCCTGGGCGACAACGCCAAGGCGTCCCTCATCACCCGCGGCCTCGCCGAGACCACCCGGCTCGGCCTGGCGATGGGCGCCGACGCGCACACCTTCGCCGGACTCGCCGGGATGGGCGACCTCGTCGCCACCTGCTCCTCCCCGCTCTCCCGCAACAACACCTTCGGCCGCAACCTCGGCCGCGGGCTGAGCCTGGAGGAGACCATCGCCGTCACCAGGCAGACGGCGGAGGGCGTCAAGTCCTGCGAGTCCGTGCTCGATCTGGCGCGAAGGCACCATGTCGACATGCCGATCACCGAGACGGTCGTGGGCATCGTCCACGAGGGCAAGCCGCCCATGGTCGCCCTGAAGGAGCTCATGGCGCGCAGCGCCAAGCCGGAGCGGCACTGA
- a CDS encoding lysophospholipid acyltransferase family protein — translation MSRHRIGFWYRFTAVLAKPPLVVLFKREWRGMEHIPADGGFITAINHNSYLDPLSYAHFQYNTGRVPRFLAKAGLFRNGFVGTLLRGTGQIPVYRESTDAANAFRAAVDAINKGECVAFYPEGTLTRDPDLWPMEGKTGAARVALLTKAPVIPVAQWGAHEAMPPYAKEKKVRLFPRKTLRVMAGPPVDLAEFLDKEPTAEVLRAVTDKIMAAITELLAELRDEPAPAEPYTLKKARAAAAARRQAGTDRQEDGK, via the coding sequence GTGTCCCGCCACAGAATCGGCTTCTGGTACCGCTTTACGGCGGTGTTGGCGAAACCGCCGCTCGTGGTTCTGTTCAAGCGGGAGTGGCGCGGAATGGAGCACATTCCCGCCGACGGCGGCTTCATCACCGCCATCAACCACAACTCGTATCTGGACCCGCTGTCCTACGCGCACTTCCAGTACAACACCGGGCGCGTCCCCCGTTTCCTGGCCAAGGCGGGCCTCTTCCGCAACGGTTTCGTCGGCACCCTGCTGCGCGGCACCGGGCAGATCCCCGTCTACCGCGAGAGCACCGACGCCGCCAACGCCTTCCGCGCCGCCGTCGACGCCATCAACAAGGGCGAGTGCGTGGCCTTCTACCCCGAGGGCACCCTGACCCGCGACCCCGACCTGTGGCCCATGGAGGGCAAGACCGGCGCCGCCCGGGTCGCCCTGCTCACCAAGGCGCCCGTCATCCCGGTCGCCCAGTGGGGCGCCCACGAGGCCATGCCGCCCTACGCCAAGGAGAAGAAGGTCCGCCTCTTCCCGCGCAAGACCCTCCGGGTGATGGCCGGCCCGCCCGTGGACCTCGCCGAGTTCCTCGACAAGGAGCCGACCGCCGAGGTGCTGCGCGCGGTCACCGACAAGATCATGGCCGCGATCACCGAACTCCTCGCCGAACTCCGCGACGAGCCGGCCCCCGCCGAGCCGTACACCCTCAAGAAGGCGCGCGCGGCCGCCGCCGCCCGCCGCCAGGCCGGCACCGACCGCCAGGAGGACGGCAAGTGA
- the cofC gene encoding 2-phospho-L-lactate guanylyltransferase — MRWTLVVPLKPLARAKSRLAAAAGAGSGTSRSALALAFALDTVEAALSCAAVRDVVVVTDDPLAGAELRAVGARTVAEPAGGGGLNAALAHGARTVRAHRPRAGVATLNADLPALRARELGRVLDSAAEFPRAFLADAEGIGTTLLAAAPGMLLAPAFEGRSRARHRASGAREIGLPGVDSVRRDVDTPADLRAALALGVGPRTAAAAGAWTAAGPPRGAAGTATD, encoded by the coding sequence GTGCGCTGGACGCTGGTGGTGCCGCTGAAGCCGCTGGCGCGGGCCAAGAGCCGGCTGGCGGCGGCCGCGGGCGCGGGCTCCGGTACCAGCCGGTCCGCGCTGGCGCTGGCCTTCGCGCTGGACACGGTGGAGGCCGCGCTGTCCTGCGCGGCGGTACGCGATGTGGTGGTCGTCACCGACGACCCGCTGGCCGGCGCGGAACTGAGGGCGGTCGGTGCCCGTACGGTCGCCGAACCGGCGGGCGGCGGGGGCCTCAACGCGGCGCTCGCGCACGGCGCGCGGACGGTCCGCGCGCACCGTCCGCGAGCGGGCGTGGCGACGCTGAACGCGGATCTCCCGGCACTGCGCGCGAGGGAACTCGGGCGGGTGCTCGATTCGGCGGCGGAATTCCCGCGCGCATTTCTCGCGGACGCCGAGGGAATCGGGACGACGCTGTTGGCGGCGGCTCCCGGAATGCTTTTGGCGCCGGCGTTCGAGGGCCGCTCGCGCGCCCGGCACCGGGCTTCCGGGGCACGGGAAATCGGGTTGCCGGGGGTGGATTCCGTCCGCCGGGACGTGGACACCCCGGCGGACCTCCGGGCCGCGCTGGCCCTGGGCGTGGGACCGCGCACGGCCGCGGCCGCCGGGGCGTGGACGGCCGCCGGGCCGCCGCGCGGGGCCGCCGGCACGGCGACGGACTAG
- a CDS encoding HU family DNA-binding protein: MNKAQLVEAIADKLGGRQQAADAVDAVLDAIVRAVVAGDRVSVTGFGSFEKVDRPARYARNPQTGERVRVKKTSVPRFRAGQGFKDLVSGSKKLPKGGEVAVKKAPKGSLSGGKATTKAAAKKATAKKTAAKKATTAKKATTATKATTAKKTTAAAKKTTAKKTAPATKAAAAKKATPAKKTTAAAAKKTTAKKTAPAKKATATKAPARKTTARKTTAKKAAAKKK; encoded by the coding sequence GTGAACAAGGCGCAGCTCGTTGAAGCGATTGCCGACAAGCTCGGCGGCCGTCAGCAGGCCGCTGACGCGGTCGACGCGGTACTCGACGCGATCGTCCGTGCGGTCGTCGCCGGCGACCGGGTCTCGGTCACCGGCTTCGGCTCGTTCGAGAAGGTCGACCGCCCGGCCCGTTACGCCCGCAACCCGCAGACCGGCGAGCGCGTCCGGGTCAAGAAGACCTCGGTGCCCCGCTTCCGCGCCGGTCAGGGCTTCAAGGACCTGGTGAGCGGCTCGAAGAAGCTGCCCAAGGGCGGCGAGGTCGCGGTGAAGAAGGCGCCCAAGGGCAGCCTTTCCGGTGGCAAGGCCACCACCAAGGCCGCGGCCAAGAAGGCCACCGCCAAGAAGACGGCCGCCAAGAAGGCGACCACGGCCAAGAAGGCGACCACCGCCACCAAGGCCACCACCGCCAAGAAGACCACGGCGGCGGCGAAGAAGACCACCGCCAAGAAGACCGCGCCCGCCACCAAGGCGGCAGCGGCGAAGAAGGCGACGCCGGCGAAGAAGACGACCGCCGCGGCGGCCAAGAAGACCACGGCGAAGAAGACCGCCCCGGCGAAGAAGGCCACGGCGACCAAGGCTCCGGCGCGCAAGACCACCGCGCGCAAGACCACCGCTAAGAAGGCCGCGGCCAAGAAGAAGTAA
- a CDS encoding SCO5555 family protein — translation MERDSQLGLYRLVADQLKEAHSRVRALQVPEGVRMALSRKLLAITAAAKHDLSGAAMRLDRLMKDLDEGRFPSERGTDGTP, via the coding sequence ATGGAACGCGACAGCCAACTCGGGCTCTACCGGCTCGTCGCGGACCAACTCAAGGAAGCGCACTCCCGGGTGCGCGCACTGCAAGTCCCGGAGGGCGTACGGATGGCGCTGTCCCGGAAGCTGCTGGCCATCACGGCCGCGGCGAAGCACGATCTCTCAGGCGCGGCAATGCGCCTGGACCGGCTGATGAAGGACCTCGACGAGGGCCGTTTCCCTTCAGAGCGCGGCACCGACGGAACTCCGTGA
- the leuD gene encoding 3-isopropylmalate dehydratase small subunit codes for MEAFTAHTGRAVPLRRSNVDTDQIIPAHWLKKVTRDGFEDGLFEAWRKDPDFVLNEPARAGASVLVAGPDFGTGSSREHAVWALQNFGFKTVISARFADIFRGNSLKNGLLTVVLPQETVERLWELTEADPAAEVTVDLVARQVRAEGITADFSLDENARWRLLEGLDDIGLTLRHESAIAAFEARRPAHKPSTAQV; via the coding sequence ATGGAAGCGTTCACCGCACACACCGGCCGGGCCGTGCCGCTGCGCCGCAGCAACGTGGACACGGACCAGATCATCCCGGCGCACTGGCTGAAGAAGGTCACCCGCGACGGTTTCGAGGACGGCCTCTTCGAGGCGTGGCGCAAGGACCCGGACTTCGTCCTCAACGAGCCCGCCCGCGCGGGCGCCTCGGTCCTGGTCGCCGGGCCGGACTTCGGCACCGGCTCCTCCCGCGAGCACGCGGTCTGGGCGCTGCAGAACTTCGGCTTCAAAACCGTGATCTCCGCACGGTTCGCGGACATCTTCCGGGGTAACTCGCTCAAGAACGGTCTGCTGACGGTCGTCCTGCCGCAGGAGACCGTCGAGCGGCTGTGGGAGCTGACCGAGGCCGACCCCGCCGCGGAGGTGACCGTGGACCTCGTCGCGCGCCAGGTGCGGGCCGAGGGCATCACGGCCGATTTCAGCCTTGACGAGAACGCCCGGTGGCGGTTGCTGGAGGGGCTGGACGACATCGGGCTAACCCTCCGGCACGAGTCCGCCATCGCCGCCTTCGAAGCCCGCCGGCCGGCCCACAAGCCGTCCACGGCCCAGGTCTGA